The Thermoclostridium stercorarium subsp. stercorarium DSM 8532 genome contains a region encoding:
- a CDS encoding DUF5704 domain-containing protein translates to MVKKLVLLTITILFSIHFVDAFSQSSHKAELGCFKDMVIGPMPVEGDKQFDIGEHIASRSGWALIEFWHYSGGYWKATLVTGDDIKDIYIYDNASEKYKWTDPEFLKRKIYENEFVLEYKINHPKEILEALSKGATITPVMNINTETLNYSDEYTIPTEFFNFNPLPPGLPSNLPEKPECYIEDNYLLIRALPKLNCLRGTHFQKVVNFYYPHLIPIVQTGFGSLGYAMFYNNKAEKPGTKAGVAYSPDPFYGSRYTIPFHMIEDISGKLKENFLVTVKEDTERIDEKSEILNIGHGTFANAGAISIRFWYPIRIDYYAQFPTTVTPTPTPSPTLPPPPPERNRDITENLTPVVNSSMDEEAAAVIAADDRGNEKFDVAKGIPVRENLYVNIKTREYLYDLTFTKHSYTDTETVYARKTYHLSWREDHGRYETTYCGSGTFYHIRGTYCEDSDGDGINDTCPGHKYSGCVDSDGDGEKDSCPGHDTWVSNWVDMSDTVVVYSEPYTLTRGYSYWTVDAFEAFIPEKVTVENAALPGGKVTIPQNGIPVPEITLSHSNSIPAHVLNNPISDAIESGTLVYDHTVGSYVIDLGTEHINGSTSRPSVPDIKNHDKIIERAIPQYHTKNDLLIFNGMTIMDDTVSTSGKAPEPSAVPESVICHENAFYAKGLTIPDNTLNGVHESKGTITYRRLAETVNPKRPEKIEIPISPINSVRVHTPVVCSSGVLDDVKNDQTLNPDRSRSALVLGRPSRIRVFTVGNHLNIKGYSENRPMDCRKYTRDRQVRFPFDVYIGTDKPDNSRFVPANTWYSIPLDEAYDEINIYIPTWVPEGDYEVEFRQIAVNAPDLNTKEYLANLNINNYVAVRNSPVRVIGRIYGFRVTGIADKLWENVFRKSKGTSGHTGNCYYVGTRDEEGKDRGISPLFTLPILEGSHAVYKNRGALKTGYTFRFDLTTVGCYYGDNDHISIIPEFYYVRKDGTGRQKVDLWYHEEFSGKMNYFVKIEPTGRNRDNPKFMKLGDIYRDVPEEEITNTARILGLNADMFRNRLSPIGWLDRIVLSKYQRTFTGNTENLPPGVNADRVLQSVQRWYGEYYIPNDVYAAPAGFDVAEYGRKNNGLTGRESFWLKDGYIIVNFRIETIKNGDFDSPVLSYWGAQYCNMFEREGFSHTKTDYYGATFELKDGDIVFYDTDKRSSDDYRTGGTH, encoded by the coding sequence ATGGTGAAAAAATTAGTACTTTTGACGATAACTATATTATTTTCCATTCATTTTGTAGATGCGTTTTCCCAATCATCTCATAAAGCTGAATTAGGTTGTTTCAAAGACATGGTGATTGGTCCAATGCCTGTTGAAGGCGATAAACAATTTGACATTGGAGAACATATTGCCTCAAGGAGTGGATGGGCATTAATCGAATTTTGGCATTATTCCGGAGGTTATTGGAAAGCAACGCTTGTGACTGGAGATGATATCAAAGATATATACATTTATGATAATGCGTCTGAAAAATATAAATGGACAGATCCGGAATTTTTAAAAAGAAAAATATATGAAAATGAATTTGTACTTGAGTATAAAATAAATCATCCAAAGGAAATACTGGAAGCATTGTCAAAAGGTGCAACAATAACGCCTGTAATGAACATAAATACTGAAACTCTTAATTATTCTGATGAATATACAATTCCTACAGAGTTTTTTAATTTTAATCCATTACCCCCGGGGTTGCCTTCAAATTTACCCGAAAAACCTGAGTGTTATATTGAAGATAATTATCTATTGATACGAGCATTACCAAAACTAAATTGTTTACGGGGCACACATTTTCAGAAAGTCGTAAATTTTTACTATCCACATCTAATCCCCATCGTTCAAACCGGTTTCGGCAGCCTCGGCTATGCGATGTTCTACAACAATAAAGCCGAAAAACCAGGCACCAAAGCGGGTGTCGCGTACTCTCCCGATCCTTTTTACGGGAGCAGATACACCATTCCGTTTCACATGATTGAGGACATATCCGGCAAATTAAAGGAAAATTTCTTAGTTACCGTAAAAGAGGATACAGAAAGAATAGATGAAAAAAGCGAAATACTTAATATAGGCCATGGGACCTTTGCCAACGCCGGTGCAATTTCAATCCGTTTCTGGTACCCGATAAGAATTGACTATTACGCACAATTCCCAACAACCGTTACCCCTACACCCACACCTTCGCCTACGCTGCCGCCTCCCCCGCCCGAACGTAACCGGGACATCACCGAAAACCTCACACCTGTAGTCAACTCTTCAATGGACGAAGAAGCGGCTGCCGTTATCGCGGCAGACGACAGAGGCAATGAAAAGTTCGATGTCGCCAAGGGAATTCCCGTACGTGAAAATTTGTACGTTAACATCAAAACCAGGGAATACCTTTACGACCTAACCTTTACCAAACACTCCTACACCGATACCGAAACTGTGTATGCCAGAAAAACATACCACCTTTCATGGAGGGAAGACCACGGCAGGTATGAAACCACCTACTGCGGTTCAGGCACGTTCTACCATATACGCGGTACATACTGTGAGGATTCCGACGGCGACGGAATAAATGACACCTGCCCGGGCCACAAGTACTCAGGGTGCGTTGATTCTGACGGCGACGGCGAAAAGGATTCATGCCCCGGCCACGATACATGGGTTTCGAACTGGGTGGATATGTCCGACACGGTGGTTGTATATTCAGAGCCGTACACTTTAACCCGCGGCTATTCCTACTGGACTGTTGACGCTTTTGAAGCGTTTATCCCTGAAAAAGTAACGGTGGAAAACGCCGCATTGCCTGGCGGGAAAGTGACGATACCCCAAAACGGAATACCCGTTCCCGAAATCACTTTGTCCCACAGCAACAGTATACCTGCCCATGTTTTGAACAATCCCATATCCGACGCAATAGAGTCAGGCACTCTCGTGTATGACCATACCGTCGGTTCATATGTCATAGACCTTGGAACCGAACACATAAACGGCAGCACCTCCAGGCCGTCGGTTCCGGACATAAAAAACCATGACAAAATCATCGAAAGGGCGATACCGCAATATCACACCAAAAACGACCTGTTAATATTCAACGGCATGACAATAATGGATGATACAGTCTCCACCAGCGGGAAAGCCCCTGAACCTTCGGCTGTTCCCGAAAGCGTTATATGCCATGAAAACGCCTTCTACGCAAAAGGCCTTACAATCCCGGACAATACTCTGAACGGCGTTCATGAAAGCAAAGGGACAATTACATACAGAAGGCTTGCCGAAACGGTAAACCCGAAACGGCCTGAAAAAATAGAAATACCCATCTCCCCTATAAACAGCGTCAGGGTGCACACGCCTGTGGTCTGCAGTTCGGGCGTGCTGGACGACGTAAAAAACGACCAGACGCTCAATCCCGACAGGAGCCGTTCGGCCCTCGTTCTGGGAAGGCCGTCCCGAATCAGGGTTTTCACCGTCGGCAATCACCTGAATATCAAAGGCTACAGCGAAAACCGGCCTATGGACTGCAGAAAATACACCCGTGACAGGCAGGTGCGTTTCCCGTTCGATGTCTACATTGGTACCGACAAGCCCGACAACTCCCGCTTTGTCCCCGCAAACACCTGGTATTCAATACCCCTCGACGAGGCATATGACGAAATAAACATCTACATTCCCACATGGGTACCCGAAGGGGACTATGAAGTCGAGTTCAGGCAGATAGCGGTAAATGCCCCCGATTTAAACACAAAAGAATACCTTGCCAATCTCAATATAAACAACTATGTGGCGGTGCGGAACAGTCCCGTCCGGGTCATTGGCAGGATATACGGGTTCAGGGTTACCGGCATAGCCGACAAGCTTTGGGAAAATGTATTCCGGAAAAGCAAAGGCACCTCCGGGCATACGGGTAACTGCTATTACGTCGGAACCAGGGACGAAGAAGGAAAAGACCGCGGAATAAGCCCTTTGTTTACCCTTCCTATTCTTGAGGGAAGCCACGCCGTTTACAAAAACCGCGGCGCGTTAAAAACAGGTTATACTTTCAGGTTCGACCTTACCACAGTGGGTTGTTATTACGGCGACAATGACCATATAAGCATAATCCCCGAGTTCTATTACGTCAGAAAGGACGGGACCGGCCGGCAGAAAGTGGATTTATGGTATCATGAGGAATTCAGCGGCAAAATGAATTACTTTGTGAAAATAGAACCCACGGGCAGAAACAGGGATAATCCGAAGTTTATGAAGCTGGGCGATATTTACCGCGACGTTCCCGAAGAAGAAATAACAAACACCGCGCGGATACTTGGGCTAAACGCTGATATGTTCAGGAACAGGCTGTCGCCCATCGGCTGGCTCGACCGGATAGTGCTGTCGAAGTACCAAAGGACGTTTACGGGCAATACGGAAAACCTACCGCCGGGTGTGAATGCCGACAGGGTGCTGCAATCGGTTCAAAGATGGTATGGCGAATATTACATTCCCAATGATGTTTATGCGGCGCCTGCAGGATTTGACGTGGCCGAATACGGGAGGAAAAACAACGGGCTTACGGGCAGGGAAAGTTTCTGGCTAAAAGACGGGTACATAATTGTGAATTTCAGAATAGAAACAATAAAGAACGGAGACTTCGACAGCCCTGTGTTAAGCTACTGGGGTGCGCAGTATTGCAATATGTTTGAGCGGGAAGGCTTTTCGCATACAAAGACAGACTATTATGGAGCAACCTTTGAGCTGAAGGACGGGGATATTGTATTCTATGATACCGACAAGCGTTCAAGCGATGATTACAGAACAGGCGGAACACATTAA